From Brochothrix thermosphacta DSM 20171 = FSL F6-1036, a single genomic window includes:
- a CDS encoding DUF1846 domain-containing protein, whose product MTKVGFDPQKYIEEQSKYILERVNDYDKLYLEFGGKLIGDKHAKRVLPGFDEDAKIKLLQKLKDKTEILMCVYAGDIERNKVRGDYGITYDKDILRQIDELREFGLEVNSVVITRYSGQPSTKLFINKLERRDIKVFKHAAIEDYPSNIDKIVSEEGFGKNAYIPTTKPIVVVTAPGPGSGKLATCLNQLYHESHQGREAGYSKFETFPVWNVPLKHPLNIAYEAATVDLKDVNMIDSFHYDSYQEVAVNYNRDVETFPVIKRMIEKITGKESVYHSPTDMGVNRVGFGITDDAAIQEASKQEIIRRCFATECDFKKGLLDEDTLNRIKLIMEEVELKKKDRKSVQPARDYAMRLKETTGNNDMPAVIALELNDGRIITGKTTALMDTCAAAILNAIKTFANISDEILLLSPVILETIQEMKKNELHHKLTALSASEVLIALAISAVTNPTAQLAYDKLSELNGVQAHSTVMLNDNDEQTLRKLGLDITCDPVYPSDNLYYI is encoded by the coding sequence ATGACAAAAGTAGGATTCGATCCACAAAAATATATTGAAGAGCAATCAAAATATATTTTAGAACGTGTTAATGACTATGATAAACTCTATTTAGAATTTGGCGGTAAATTGATTGGTGATAAACATGCTAAACGTGTGTTACCTGGATTTGATGAAGATGCCAAAATTAAATTGTTACAAAAGCTAAAAGATAAGACAGAAATTTTGATGTGCGTTTACGCAGGCGACATTGAACGTAATAAAGTACGTGGTGATTATGGTATTACATACGACAAAGATATTTTGAGACAAATTGATGAGTTACGTGAATTTGGCTTAGAAGTTAACAGTGTTGTCATCACACGTTATAGTGGTCAGCCCTCTACAAAATTATTTATTAACAAGCTAGAGCGCCGTGATATTAAGGTGTTTAAACACGCTGCAATCGAAGATTATCCTTCTAATATTGATAAAATTGTTAGCGAAGAAGGATTTGGCAAAAATGCTTATATTCCAACAACAAAACCGATTGTCGTTGTCACTGCACCAGGACCTGGTAGCGGTAAATTAGCAACTTGTTTAAATCAACTTTATCATGAAAGTCATCAAGGTCGCGAAGCAGGGTACTCTAAATTTGAGACATTCCCTGTTTGGAATGTACCCTTGAAGCACCCACTCAATATCGCTTATGAAGCAGCAACAGTTGACTTGAAAGATGTGAATATGATTGATTCATTTCACTATGATTCGTATCAAGAAGTAGCGGTTAACTATAATCGCGATGTTGAAACGTTCCCAGTCATTAAACGAATGATTGAAAAAATTACAGGTAAAGAATCTGTCTATCATTCACCAACTGATATGGGTGTTAACCGTGTTGGTTTTGGTATTACAGACGATGCTGCAATTCAAGAAGCATCGAAACAAGAAATTATTCGTCGTTGTTTTGCCACAGAATGTGATTTTAAAAAGGGACTTTTAGATGAAGATACTTTAAATCGCATCAAGTTGATTATGGAAGAAGTTGAGCTCAAGAAAAAAGATCGTAAATCTGTGCAACCTGCACGTGATTATGCAATGCGTCTCAAAGAAACGACAGGTAACAATGATATGCCTGCTGTGATTGCATTAGAGCTAAATGACGGTCGTATTATCACAGGAAAAACAACAGCATTGATGGATACCTGTGCGGCAGCGATTCTTAATGCTATCAAGACATTTGCTAATATATCAGATGAGATTTTATTATTATCACCTGTTATTTTAGAAACGATTCAAGAAATGAAAAAAAATGAGTTACATCATAAACTGACGGCACTTAGTGCAAGCGAAGTATTAATTGCTTTAGCAATTAGTGCGGTAACAAACCCAACGGCGCAGTTAGCTTACGATAAGTTATCTGAATTAAATGGCGTTCAAGCGCATTCGACAGTGATGTTGAATGATAATGATGAACAAACACTCCGTAAATTAGGTTTAGATATCACCTGTGATCCAGTCTATCCATCAGATAATCTGTATTATATTTAA
- a CDS encoding LLM class flavin-dependent oxidoreductase: MKLSILDQAVVPKNTDASEALNNAVELAIVGEELGYERIWLAEHHNNEGIASSAPEITMAHIAAKTKRIHVGSGGTMVMHYAPYKLAETFKTLSALSPGRVDFGAGRAPGGDHYSTMALSEGRPPAYDSAYTKIREALALMNDQMPENPLYHNAFAVPLNVTLPTAWLLGSTGDSAYQAGRMGLGYSYAQFFTGKMEPDVFKRYRESFSPSYFMEKPNIIVCYMITVAETIEEAEYEALPADISRLNLMRGRLEQRLSPEEAQNYPLTERDRLAISENRKAHLVGTPAMIKDMLEAEQALHGFDEAMILCPPYAQSKRLEMYRLLADTFITQ; this comes from the coding sequence ATGAAATTAAGTATTTTAGATCAGGCTGTTGTTCCCAAAAACACCGATGCAAGCGAGGCGCTAAACAATGCCGTTGAGCTTGCAATTGTGGGTGAAGAATTAGGTTATGAACGTATTTGGTTAGCAGAACATCATAATAACGAAGGTATTGCCAGTTCTGCACCCGAAATAACAATGGCTCATATCGCGGCTAAAACAAAACGTATTCATGTTGGTTCTGGCGGTACGATGGTGATGCATTACGCACCTTACAAGCTTGCTGAAACATTTAAAACACTCAGTGCACTTTCGCCCGGTCGTGTTGATTTCGGCGCTGGACGCGCACCAGGAGGCGATCATTATTCAACTATGGCACTATCAGAAGGACGTCCACCAGCTTATGACTCCGCCTATACAAAAATTAGAGAAGCGCTCGCCTTGATGAATGACCAAATGCCAGAGAACCCACTCTATCATAATGCTTTTGCTGTGCCACTTAACGTCACATTACCCACCGCTTGGTTACTTGGTTCTACAGGTGATAGCGCCTACCAAGCAGGTCGCATGGGACTTGGTTATTCTTACGCTCAGTTTTTCACAGGGAAAATGGAACCTGATGTTTTCAAACGTTACCGTGAAAGTTTTTCACCCTCTTACTTCATGGAAAAACCTAACATCATTGTTTGTTATATGATTACTGTCGCTGAAACGATTGAAGAAGCAGAATACGAAGCATTGCCTGCTGATATCTCACGTTTAAACTTAATGAGAGGTCGGTTAGAACAACGTCTTTCTCCTGAAGAAGCACAAAATTATCCCTTAACAGAGCGTGATCGTTTGGCGATTAGTGAGAATCGTAAAGCACATCTTGTAGGTACACCTGCAATGATTAAAGATATGCTAGAAGCAGAGCAAGCCTTACACGGTTTTGATGAAGCAATGATTTTATGTCCACCTTATGCACAATCAAAACGTCTTGAAATGTACCGTTTGTTAGCTGATACCTTTATAACACAATAA
- a CDS encoding ABC transporter ATP-binding protein — protein sequence MLRVKNITKKFKEHIVLDNLNLELEKGDMLGFLGQNGAGKSTTFRIILGLLNPTSGTILFKGIEFTKKDFDNIGFLPEERGLHSNLTVMEELIFMGSLKGLNKKTIIKNADYWLEKFSVIQYTHKKIVELSKGNQQKIQLIVSIIHNPELLILDEPFSGLDPINVEILKEAIIELNEQGTTIIFSSHRLEHIEELCNKVAILNDGRLKAYGTITEVKNKLQYKSIVIASDIDMSYLKDIEGVQEVIQQKNVLTLKVKDEDTCHKIFQEVKKQKFITRFEIQEPSIKDVFLEIMNKKGSDTDE from the coding sequence ATGTTACGCGTGAAAAATATAACAAAAAAATTCAAAGAGCATATCGTATTAGATAATCTTAATTTAGAACTTGAGAAAGGTGATATGCTTGGCTTTTTAGGACAGAATGGAGCAGGGAAATCAACAACATTTAGAATAATACTGGGTTTATTAAACCCAACTAGCGGTACAATCTTATTTAAAGGTATAGAATTCACAAAAAAAGATTTTGATAACATCGGATTTCTTCCTGAAGAAAGAGGCCTTCATTCTAATTTAACTGTGATGGAGGAACTTATTTTCATGGGGAGTTTGAAAGGATTAAATAAAAAAACTATTATAAAAAATGCAGATTATTGGCTGGAAAAATTCAGTGTGATTCAATATACACATAAAAAGATAGTAGAGCTATCGAAAGGCAACCAGCAAAAGATACAACTAATAGTTAGTATCATACACAATCCAGAACTTTTGATTTTAGATGAACCCTTTAGTGGTCTGGACCCGATAAATGTCGAAATTTTAAAAGAAGCGATAATAGAATTAAATGAACAAGGCACTACTATTATTTTTAGTTCACACCGTTTAGAGCATATAGAAGAGCTTTGTAATAAAGTAGCTATTTTAAATGATGGCAGATTAAAAGCCTACGGCACAATAACTGAAGTGAAGAATAAACTGCAGTATAAATCAATCGTGATTGCTAGTGATATAGATATGAGCTATTTAAAAGATATTGAAGGTGTGCAAGAGGTAATACAACAAAAAAATGTTCTGACATTAAAAGTTAAGGATGAAGATACGTGTCACAAAATATTCCAAGAAGTAAAAAAACAAAAATTTATTACTAGATTTGAAATACAAGAACCGTCAATAAAAGATGTTTTCCTAGAGATTATGAATAAAAAAGGAAGTGATACAGATGAATAA
- a CDS encoding DUF1349 domain-containing protein, which yields MTFNDLYPTMSWYNAPAEMQVDTEKELLIVTTKKDTDFWQQTHYGFKRDDGHFLSTEAVDNFLFSVKIKMLPQQRYDQAGLMLRLDEGNWAKTSVEYIPEADNKLGSVVTKDGFSDWATMAVPDRDSYYFRIIKIRETVYVATSIEGEKWETIRLFHMEPTAEPLQIGVYACSPQGDKLEVEMSELHYEKGFADKEEAYT from the coding sequence ATGACATTTAATGATTTATATCCAACAATGTCTTGGTATAATGCACCAGCAGAAATGCAGGTGGATACAGAAAAAGAGCTGTTGATTGTCACAACGAAAAAAGACACGGACTTTTGGCAACAAACACACTATGGTTTTAAACGTGATGATGGTCATTTTTTAAGTACTGAAGCAGTAGATAATTTTTTATTCTCAGTGAAAATAAAAATGTTGCCACAGCAAAGGTATGATCAAGCCGGATTAATGTTGCGATTAGATGAAGGTAACTGGGCAAAAACATCTGTTGAATATATCCCAGAGGCAGATAATAAATTAGGTTCAGTTGTAACAAAAGATGGCTTTTCTGATTGGGCAACAATGGCAGTACCTGACCGTGATAGCTATTATTTCAGAATAATAAAAATCCGCGAAACTGTTTATGTTGCAACTTCTATAGAGGGTGAAAAGTGGGAGACAATCCGCTTGTTTCACATGGAACCCACAGCCGAACCACTGCAAATCGGTGTATATGCTTGTAGCCCCCAAGGCGATAAGTTAGAAGTTGAAATGAGTGAATTGCACTACGAAAAAGGTTTTGCGGATAAAGAAGAAGCGTATACATAA
- a CDS encoding ABC transporter permease yields MNKFWLVFKFTYRQKVCSVSFVSLALILVIGVVGLLNFDNIKQWFVSEEVSNVAIVTNNAKIYQEIKNNNELLNPKVKFHMSSASDALKNIQTNDISRFYIIKENEHKDIESKLIYKGAVEESEKVNIQLLLSKLQFEKRANDYGLSIKQIEKLGKSNVIITEKIKSDTAYSSKEAELIQYIVYFSIAVMFIIILSYSNQAALEIATEKNSKVMEMILTSISPLLHLWGKILSLIAVALTQLGVVIATILICWLFDNDIISVKGMDTEVNLHIVLLILISIIYIFIGLATYIIFAMIIGAMTKNLENINQAVMPINVLLFIPIYLIIFNIDEVNDSLIKLTSYIPFFSPFTMLFRMTSRDVNVYELLLSLVLAIAMIILLSYIASRSYKESLLAPEVSFSKIIKKTIRREK; encoded by the coding sequence ATGAATAAATTTTGGCTCGTATTCAAGTTCACATACCGTCAAAAAGTTTGTAGTGTATCTTTCGTATCGCTGGCACTTATATTAGTAATCGGGGTTGTAGGACTTTTAAATTTTGATAATATTAAGCAGTGGTTTGTTTCTGAAGAAGTTAGTAATGTTGCGATTGTAACTAATAACGCGAAAATATATCAGGAAATAAAGAATAATAATGAGTTATTAAATCCGAAAGTAAAGTTCCATATGAGTAGTGCAAGTGACGCATTAAAAAACATCCAAACTAATGATATTTCAAGGTTTTATATTATTAAGGAAAATGAACATAAAGATATAGAGTCTAAATTGATATATAAAGGGGCTGTCGAGGAAAGTGAAAAAGTTAACATTCAATTGTTGCTGTCTAAACTACAGTTTGAAAAAAGGGCAAATGACTACGGTTTGAGTATTAAACAAATTGAAAAATTGGGAAAAAGCAATGTAATAATAACTGAAAAAATAAAAAGTGATACGGCTTACTCAAGTAAAGAAGCTGAACTCATTCAATATATTGTCTATTTTAGTATTGCAGTAATGTTTATTATTATATTGAGTTATTCAAATCAGGCGGCATTAGAGATTGCTACAGAAAAGAACTCTAAAGTTATGGAGATGATTCTCACAAGTATTTCTCCGTTGCTTCATTTATGGGGTAAAATACTCTCTTTAATCGCGGTAGCATTGACGCAGTTAGGTGTGGTAATCGCTACGATATTAATTTGTTGGCTTTTTGATAATGATATTATTTCTGTAAAAGGTATGGATACAGAAGTGAATTTGCATATAGTTTTGTTGATACTAATAAGCATTATATATATTTTTATTGGATTAGCGACGTATATTATTTTTGCGATGATTATTGGAGCGATGACAAAAAATTTAGAGAATATAAATCAAGCAGTTATGCCGATTAATGTCCTCTTGTTTATTCCAATCTACCTAATCATATTTAATATCGATGAGGTTAATGATAGTTTGATAAAGTTGACCAGTTATATTCCTTTCTTTTCACCTTTTACGATGTTATTTCGTATGACATCAAGAGATGTAAATGTTTACGAGCTTTTACTTTCGTTAGTACTAGCAATTGCAATGATTATCTTGTTATCTTATATCGCAAGCAGAAGTTACAAAGAATCCCTATTAGCACCAGAGGTATCTTTTAGTAAAATTATAAAAAAAACAATTAGAAGAGAGAAGTGA
- a CDS encoding MarR family winged helix-turn-helix transcriptional regulator, with amino-acid sequence MSILADKKVDFDKKLALFYFGYRSFIKTADDLVEHYQLSKVHRRILFFVVRMPGLTVKELLDVLDITKQALNRPMQELVDKGWVETIQNSEDKRKKNVYVTASGKAIDDKISAAQIEKMQTIFTETGDPTGEVWTAIMEKYAVQIDKDFLKRMD; translated from the coding sequence ATGAGTATATTGGCAGATAAAAAAGTAGACTTTGATAAGAAGCTCGCCTTGTTTTATTTTGGTTACCGTTCGTTTATCAAAACAGCGGATGATTTAGTTGAACACTATCAGTTGAGCAAGGTTCATCGACGTATTTTATTTTTTGTAGTGCGGATGCCTGGTCTGACGGTGAAGGAATTATTAGATGTGCTGGATATTACCAAGCAAGCATTGAACCGTCCCATGCAAGAGTTAGTGGACAAAGGGTGGGTCGAAACTATTCAAAACAGTGAGGATAAACGTAAGAAAAACGTCTATGTTACTGCTTCGGGTAAAGCAATTGATGATAAGATCAGTGCGGCTCAAATAGAAAAAATGCAAACGATTTTCACTGAAACAGGTGATCCAACAGGTGAGGTTTGGACAGCAATTATGGAGAAATATGCTGTGCAAATTGATAAAGACTTTTTAAAAAGAATGGATTAA
- a CDS encoding MazG-like family protein: protein MQNNIQSILALAKREPKTLEQMALKLAEETGEVAQAILSAGNSSGSVYKKLSMADAQEECVDVILVALALFEKLSAEDTATEATFSELLEKKTAKWEAHMGKDTM from the coding sequence ATGCAAAATAATATTCAATCAATATTAGCATTAGCAAAGCGTGAACCTAAAACATTAGAACAAATGGCTTTGAAATTAGCTGAAGAAACTGGCGAAGTCGCTCAAGCAATTTTATCAGCTGGTAATAGTAGTGGCAGCGTTTATAAAAAATTATCGATGGCAGATGCACAGGAAGAATGTGTAGATGTTATTTTGGTAGCATTGGCGTTGTTTGAAAAATTATCAGCAGAAGATACGGCAACTGAAGCTACTTTTAGTGAATTGTTAGAGAAGAAGACAGCTAAATGGGAAGCTCATATGGGTAAAGATACGATGTAA
- a CDS encoding alpha-keto acid decarboxylase family protein codes for MYTIGDYLLDRLNELGVEDIFGVPGDYNLTFLDHITAHPQLSWVGNANELNAAYAADGYARTKGFAALVTTFGVGELSAINGLAGSFAERVPVIEIVGSPVSTVQTDKKLVHHTLGDGDFLHFEKMHDAVTVASAHLTIQNATSEIDRVLTTALSLRRPGYINLPIDVAAAPAEKAQKKLQLKVTSPIDSTLLEKIQTAFSSAKQPVFITGHEIQSYHLEDTVAKIAAHTTVPVAALSLGKSSIDETHPQFVGIYSGALTAEPLKTYVDNADLVILLGAQLTDTATSGFSQSFSASKIIAIHPETTTVFGQDYPSNDFKELIEALTTIDYRMETSAALKTMPSTKEFIATDTLLTQNRFWEAIETNFKQNDTIVAEQGTSFFGITNTQFKKDMRLIGQPLWGSIGYTFPAALGSQLAARSKRHLLFIGDGSLQLTIQELGMALRAKLTPLIFVINNNGYTVEREIHGPNERYNDIPTWDYAQLPTVFGGTDQNVATYKVTTETELAEALVTAKADTTRLQWIEVVMDQTDAPELLKEMGRIFAKQNTH; via the coding sequence ATGTATACAATTGGCGATTATTTATTAGATCGTTTAAACGAATTAGGCGTTGAAGATATTTTTGGTGTTCCTGGTGATTACAATCTCACTTTCCTAGATCATATTACTGCTCACCCACAGTTATCTTGGGTCGGAAATGCCAATGAATTAAATGCTGCTTATGCAGCAGATGGTTATGCTCGTACAAAAGGTTTCGCTGCTTTAGTGACAACTTTCGGTGTGGGTGAACTTAGTGCTATCAATGGGTTAGCTGGTAGCTTCGCTGAACGTGTTCCCGTGATTGAAATAGTCGGTTCGCCCGTATCTACAGTACAAACCGATAAGAAATTAGTCCATCATACGCTAGGAGATGGCGATTTCTTACACTTTGAAAAAATGCATGATGCGGTGACCGTTGCAAGTGCTCATTTAACCATCCAAAATGCGACTTCTGAAATTGATCGTGTGCTTACAACAGCCTTATCATTACGTCGTCCTGGTTATATCAATTTACCTATTGATGTTGCAGCTGCTCCTGCAGAAAAAGCACAAAAAAAATTACAGCTAAAAGTGACATCGCCAATCGATAGTACTCTGTTAGAAAAAATCCAAACAGCCTTTTCTTCGGCAAAACAACCTGTTTTTATTACGGGACATGAAATCCAAAGTTATCATTTAGAAGATACTGTCGCTAAAATTGCTGCGCATACAACTGTTCCTGTTGCTGCTCTTTCTTTAGGAAAAAGTAGTATCGATGAAACACACCCACAATTTGTTGGTATCTATTCAGGGGCTTTAACAGCAGAACCCTTAAAAACTTACGTAGATAATGCTGACCTTGTTATTTTACTGGGTGCGCAACTAACGGATACTGCAACCAGTGGTTTCAGTCAAAGTTTCAGTGCTTCTAAAATCATCGCTATTCATCCTGAAACAACAACTGTTTTCGGACAAGATTATCCTTCAAATGACTTCAAAGAACTCATTGAAGCGTTAACTACGATTGATTATCGTATGGAAACAAGTGCAGCGTTAAAAACAATGCCTTCTACTAAAGAATTCATTGCGACTGATACGCTCTTAACACAAAATCGTTTTTGGGAAGCGATTGAAACCAATTTCAAACAAAACGACACCATTGTTGCTGAACAAGGAACCTCTTTTTTCGGTATTACAAACACTCAGTTTAAAAAAGATATGCGTTTAATTGGGCAACCACTCTGGGGTTCAATTGGTTATACTTTCCCTGCAGCACTTGGAAGTCAACTTGCTGCTAGAAGCAAACGCCATCTTCTCTTTATCGGAGATGGTTCGTTACAACTTACCATTCAAGAACTCGGAATGGCATTACGTGCAAAATTAACACCACTTATTTTTGTTATTAACAACAATGGGTATACTGTTGAGCGTGAAATCCATGGGCCTAATGAGCGTTATAATGATATCCCTACATGGGACTATGCTCAGCTCCCAACTGTTTTTGGTGGCACGGACCAAAATGTAGCGACTTATAAAGTAACGACTGAAACAGAGTTAGCTGAAGCACTTGTAACCGCGAAAGCTGATACAACACGCTTACAATGGATTGAAGTCGTTATGGACCAAACAGATGCACCAGAATTATTAAAAGAAATGGGCCGCATTTTTGCCAAACAAAACACACACTAA
- a CDS encoding PASTA domain-containing protein, which produces MSDFLSNFDNKNYRSRTEKKAEESSEKATSSQTDATSTPEIEKKTVAHKKQKPIPSRVDMKKAAANPTDMDPNENTQIDPTYAKRKRRKRILTAAISIILIALIWWIYYSMTHVKLPNFVDKNISEVRTWSNEQNVKLQVEQKYDTKTEPNIVLSQEQQADTNIKKGGNLIVTISIGPNPDEQLKLPNFSEMTKAEAQTWVDKEKAENITITDDFNKKIAKGKFIKQTFPSSDVTADNYKRKDQLVLYFSKGEEIFEKNIELPNFSKKTKDEVSEWGKTNDVKITFENGTADGAEIGTVISQNFSKGTKVAKKSTLVVTIATLKVPNFADYTIESAGEIEGITASVKKQFSESAPYGSLISQSLEAGTFITNKEGDATVKVVYSAGRPYLKSYFGTLEGQLAEDFYNDYKANGANITYTTYSVDSDEEKGTVVKMSNYNAYVSMNYTVSLGISNGKGYTPSAENTEKNTDTDAIDDDTAENDPKDTKTKDDKKDTATNVDAE; this is translated from the coding sequence ATGAGTGATTTTTTATCCAATTTCGATAATAAAAATTATCGTTCACGCACTGAAAAAAAAGCAGAAGAAAGCTCTGAAAAAGCTACATCGTCACAAACAGATGCTACTTCTACTCCTGAAATAGAAAAAAAGACAGTGGCCCACAAAAAGCAAAAGCCTATTCCATCTCGTGTTGATATGAAGAAAGCAGCAGCGAATCCAACTGATATGGACCCTAATGAAAATACGCAAATCGATCCTACGTACGCTAAACGTAAACGTCGTAAACGTATTTTAACAGCTGCCATTTCAATTATTCTTATCGCTTTAATTTGGTGGATATACTACAGTATGACTCATGTTAAGTTACCGAACTTTGTCGATAAAAACATTAGTGAGGTGCGTACTTGGTCAAATGAACAAAATGTGAAGCTACAGGTCGAACAAAAATATGATACTAAAACTGAACCAAATATTGTACTCTCACAAGAACAACAAGCTGATACTAACATCAAAAAAGGCGGCAATTTAATTGTTACAATCAGTATCGGTCCTAATCCTGATGAACAACTCAAACTGCCTAATTTTTCTGAAATGACTAAAGCTGAGGCTCAGACTTGGGTAGATAAGGAAAAAGCTGAAAACATTACAATTACTGATGACTTCAACAAAAAAATCGCGAAAGGGAAATTCATCAAGCAGACTTTCCCAAGCTCGGATGTCACTGCCGACAATTATAAGCGTAAAGATCAACTCGTGTTATATTTCTCTAAAGGTGAAGAAATATTTGAGAAAAACATCGAATTGCCAAACTTCTCTAAGAAAACTAAAGACGAGGTTTCTGAATGGGGTAAAACAAACGATGTGAAAATCACTTTCGAAAATGGAACAGCTGACGGAGCAGAAATTGGAACTGTCATCTCACAAAACTTTTCAAAAGGCACCAAAGTTGCGAAAAAATCGACATTAGTTGTGACAATTGCAACACTAAAAGTTCCTAATTTTGCTGATTACACGATTGAATCCGCTGGTGAAATCGAAGGTATCACTGCAAGTGTGAAAAAACAATTCTCTGAATCAGCTCCCTATGGTAGCTTAATTTCACAATCTCTTGAAGCTGGTACCTTCATTACTAACAAAGAAGGCGATGCAACAGTCAAAGTTGTTTATTCAGCCGGTCGTCCGTACTTGAAGAGCTATTTCGGCACACTTGAAGGGCAACTAGCAGAAGATTTTTATAATGATTATAAAGCAAATGGGGCTAATATCACTTATACAACTTATAGTGTTGATTCAGATGAAGAAAAAGGTACTGTGGTTAAAATGAGTAATTATAACGCCTATGTATCGATGAATTATACTGTTTCACTCGGTATTAGTAATGGAAAAGGTTATACACCTTCTGCTGAAAATACCGAAAAAAACACTGATACTGATGCTATCGATGACGATACTGCTGAAAATGATCCAAAAGATACCAAAACTAAAGACGATAAAAAAGATACAGCAACTAATGTTGATGCTGAATAA
- a CDS encoding TDT family transporter translates to MKHFLAGIPLPMAGLALAVCSLGNLFKLWGNPLIGNGLAIIGGVMVFILVLKLLIHPGHVRSDFNNPIIVAVTPTFTMAIMILATYIEPLAGWHLVAQILWLVAVVLHIGLMTYFTARFVFPWHIGKIYPSWFVMYVGIGVIPVTSLNFYPTLGKTFLWIALALYVIVLPIVFKRVYWHKKMPEATLPLIGIIAAPASLCLAGCITIYGGEIRWLAIALLCLAQALYVFVLLQIPRVLRLSFYPSYAALTFPMVISATALTLSAKQLPQLQFLHVAGIIETVIACAMVLYVIIHYIVFLNTHMMKREA, encoded by the coding sequence ATGAAACACTTTTTAGCAGGTATTCCTTTACCGATGGCTGGTTTGGCTTTAGCTGTATGTTCGTTAGGTAATTTATTTAAGTTATGGGGCAACCCTCTGATAGGGAATGGTTTAGCAATTATAGGTGGAGTGATGGTTTTTATATTAGTATTGAAACTATTGATACACCCAGGTCATGTACGGTCAGATTTTAATAATCCAATAATCGTTGCTGTAACACCCACATTTACGATGGCAATAATGATTTTAGCAACCTATATAGAACCGCTCGCTGGTTGGCATCTTGTAGCTCAAATTTTGTGGTTAGTAGCTGTTGTACTACACATTGGTTTAATGACCTATTTTACAGCACGATTTGTTTTTCCTTGGCATATTGGGAAAATATATCCTAGTTGGTTTGTGATGTATGTTGGTATTGGCGTAATCCCCGTTACCAGCTTGAATTTTTACCCAACACTAGGAAAAACCTTTTTATGGATTGCACTAGCTCTGTATGTAATCGTGTTACCAATTGTATTTAAACGTGTCTATTGGCACAAAAAAATGCCAGAAGCAACACTCCCGTTGATCGGTATTATTGCTGCACCGGCTTCATTATGTCTAGCAGGATGTATCACGATTTATGGTGGAGAAATTCGTTGGTTGGCGATTGCATTGCTTTGTTTAGCTCAAGCTTTGTATGTGTTTGTATTACTGCAAATACCACGTGTACTACGTCTATCGTTTTATCCAAGTTATGCTGCGTTGACATTCCCGATGGTAATATCAGCAACAGCATTAACATTAAGTGCAAAACAATTACCACAACTACAATTTTTACATGTGGCGGGAATCATTGAAACAGTTATTGCCTGTGCAATGGTACTGTATGTCATCATTCATTACATTGTCTTTTTGAACACTCATATGATGAAACGAGAAGCTTAA